DNA sequence from the Deltaproteobacteria bacterium GWA2_45_12 genome:
ACACAAATAGGGGCCACCACAATCCAACCACAAAATATTTCCAACCCACCCCTTGTGTTTTTTGGAGGCCTTTTGCACAAGGCCGCCGTCTATCTTCCTTTTTTAACAGAATTGGCCAAGGCCCAGGGACGTACCATCCATGTAGTCAGCCTGCCGGGCATGGGAGAAAGCGGGCTTAAACACGGAGAGTCTGTTACTCACCAACTTATGGTGGAAGCCGTTTGTAAAACCGTCCACGAACTCATTCCCGCTGACTCTTCGGTAGCCCTGATGGGGCACAGCTTGGGGACAATTCCCCTTCGCCACCTCTACCATCATCAGAAACTTTTGGACCGCAAGGTGGAACAATGGGTTTTAGTCACCCCTAGCCCCGCTGAAAGAGAATATAAGGCGGGATTATTTTTACATCCCACCTTTGCCGCTGCTTCCGGAATAGAACCCATGGTTCTTGGGAAAATAAAGCCCACCCTGCTTCCCCACTTCCTCTTCAATAATCACCCCGAAGAAGAAGCAGAATGGTTGGACAAAATTGTGGGGCGCGAAGAATTTCCCGTTGGATTTTTTAATCAGATGGAAGTTGTCATGGCTATTGACCAAGAACCTCTTCTGGAATCTGTGAAAAAGGACCCTAAACTTAAACTAGTCTTTGCCGCCAACGACCGTTTAATCCCTCTTGCCAATCCAGAGATGTGGAAACGCTTTAGAAATGTGCATGTTCTAAAGGGAGCCGATCATTGTTTTATCGCCGGGAAGGAGTCATCAAAACATTGGGTAAACGATATTAAAAATATTCTTGATCAAGGGGATTCCCGCCCTCCTCTTGAAGAAGAAAATCTTTATCCCCATACAAAATTGGCACTGGGAGGAACATCGGGTATGGACACCCACGGCACCCTCATCGCCGGCGGAGAATTAAGTGCCACCCTCGCCCTTTTGCCAAATCTGGCAGGGATTGCCGCTCTTCTTCCTCAAATCCGTATTGAGGATTTTGAACGTTTCCGCACTCCCGGATTTGCCCAAGTTGGTTTGGATATCGCCCCCGATGCCGATGGGCATATAAGCGTCTTTACAGGTGGACAAGCCGGTTATGATGCCTTTCACAGTCAATTCGTCCCTCCCCAAATTCTTGCCGAACTGCGATATACCATTGTGGGGGCGGCAGGAATCTACGCCCAGATAGCGCAGGAAGTGTTGGCCCCCCTTAATCCACAAAACATCACGGGAACTTTTGGGGCAAGAATGTCGGGACTTAGGTGATAAAACGATTGGTAATAATCTTCTGCCCTGCCGCATAGGCGCGCCGAACCACTTCTTTCCAATGAGTATAGGGAGATTGAAGCGCTTTATAGCGGCTTAAATCCGTCTGCAAAAGATCCCAGGGTTTGGGTTCGGCTAGCTGAATGGCCAGTTGTTGGCTGATCGAATTATCTTCCCGTTGGGGATAGAGGCGATCCAACGAATCAAGGGCTTCAAGAGCTTTTGAAACCCCCAGCCGATCAAAGAGAGCCACAAAATCAATAAAATCCCTTGTCGTGTTGCGCCGCACAACCAGATAGGCTTTAATCCGAAGCATTTCCTCGAGGGTGGGAATTTTCAAACCCCGAACAATCGTTGTTTCTAAAGGAGCCTTACGAATAAGTTGTCTTAACCCGGTTCGAACCCCCTGAAAATGCCCCAAAATAAGAACCGGCGGCTCCAATCTTTTCGTGCGCCAGCCCGCTTCTTTTTCCACTTCTTTCAAAATATTTTGAAATCGTTTTTTTAAATCCGTAAATACATGGTCAGCATCCAAAGAAATGCGATGGCCAGCATGGAGGGATGCCGCGGTCCCCCCCACAAGAATGCATTCGGGGAAATGGGACTGAAACACCATTTGAACGGAGAGAAGCTTTTCCCATTCGGGAAGATCGTCTATTTTTTGAGTGGTTTTTCCTTTTTTACTCATGGGGGCAGCCCTCGTGCACGGATTAAAAGCCCCTTCCACAGGGAAACAACCCCGTAAATTTCTGTCGAGCCCAAAACCTTCTCCAACGCTTCTGCCGAAGGGCCAAAGGGATGCTCCGAAACTTTTTGATAAAGCTCCCCCCATGCCGCAAGTGAACCTTCCGAAAGAATTTCTTCGAGATAGACGGGATCATCCCACCCGGATTGAGAGAGGCGGGTGCTGGTATGAACCGAAAGAGTGGATGCCGATTTTCCCCATCGAGCCTGGGCTGCTTTGGCTGCAATGGCCAACCGATGCTTAGCCGACAAACGCGCCGCCCGCGCCTTCCCCCCTTGCTTTCCCCATTGCTGAAAACGGTCTTTGACTTGTTTGGAAAGGTGAGCCATAACCGGATGATATGCTTACCCGGTAAGCATAGTCAAGCCGATATTTGGGACTGCTCAATGTTAGAAAAAAAGCTGATTTTTTAGCAACATCTCTTCATTTCTACCGAAAATAATGGGTATCTATGGTTTACTTTAACACTTTTGAAAAATGTCTCCCTGCATTACCGCAATTGATATCAGCCGTGCCTGAAGTTGTAATTTCTCCAGGGATGGTGGGGGTTGTCATGGCTGCCCCTCCCGTTAAGGCCAAGGAGTCAAAAGCCCCAACTTCAATTACAGCACGGCCCCCCATAGGCCTTTCTCCCCAGGACCAGGCTGATTTTCAGAGGCTTTCCAACCGGGTGCATTTGATCTTGGCTGATTTGAAAGCCTTTACGTCAACTCCTTTTTTTAAAAAAGTAAATAAAGCTGTCAATGAAGACCGCGTAAAAATGAGTCAAACGGCTGCACTATCGTCCTACTTACGCAGTGAGCAGCCTTATTTTGAATGGTTCTTTCAGGGCCAGCTTCAGGATGTTCAAACCCTCTTCTCCCTAGGGGCCACCGAACTCGCAAGACAAAGACTCACGGATCTCCTTTTATTAACACGTCAGCTTAAAGCTCTACCCCCTGCTCTTGTCTACACTGTGGAACAATTAACCTTACCCTATGTTCTAAGCGTAAAAGGGGATGCTGTAAAAAACTTGTCTGCCAAGTTATTGCCTAGGATAGATGCCGGCGGATTACGTCTACCACGTCCCACCGCCGAGGATCTATTGTGGACCCAGGCGGAAATAGAAGCGTGGCAGTATGTGGAGAGCGAAGGGCTAAAATTGGCCAGTGCCATTCCTGCCAAAGATAAACCAATATCCGAAAAAGAGGCGCGTGAAATATTAGCAAAATTTGGTGTTCCCCAAGATCGTGTTCACTGGAACGCAACTGAAACCGTCTATTTCCCCAATGATTTATCAAACTACGAAGCAGAGGGGCTTACAAAATTTAATTTTTATAAAGGGCATTTTTATTTCAAAAACCCGATTCAGAAATCCCCCCTTATGTTTAACTACATGGTCTACGCTGCCGAAAAAAAGGGCCTAATCGCAACCCCCTTATCAACACCTTTAGGAACGCGCCTGGCACAAAGTTATATCCGTAATTATCAGTTACAAATTTTAATCTATTATTTTTTAACAAACAAAGGGCAGTTAATTTCATCTGACAAGACAACAACCGAGCAGGGGTATAAAGATCTTCAGACTGATCCCAATGTCATCAGCCTTGGCCTGACACCCGAAAAAATTCGGGCTCCTCATTCCCCTAACAGCAATGTAAAAACGTTGGAGACAGCGTCAGCTGTTCCCTCCATGGCGGCCTTATCAAAGGCCCAACGCATTGAGGAAATAGGTTATGCCAGTAACGGCTCGCTAAGTTTCACAAACCCGCCCCCCGAATTGGAAACCATTTTTAAACTCGTAAATAATATTCCCGCGGGGCCCGCACTCTCGATAGGTTCTGGGGAAGGCCCGGAAGCCCTGGCCTTGGCCTCAAAAAAATTACCCGACGGATCTGCCTTGTTCACCAGGGTGGATGCTCTCGACTTTTCTTACGTGGCCACCCAGCGCGTGGCAGGCCTTCATGGAAAAGTGCCAAATTTAGTTCCCATTCAAGCCATCCGTGGAGATGCTAGCGCTTATTCTTATTCACCGAACACGTATTCATTCATCACCGCCATCAATCTTTTGGAATACCTTCCTCCCCAACAATGGGCCGGTTTTTTTAAGAAAACCTCGGCGGCCCTTCTTCCAAAAGGAGAACTTTATATTGTAGTCGATAAGGCTTCCGGGGCAGGATACACCGAAGTATCCCAAAGAGAAGGTGCCAGTCTGAAGGGAACAACTCTTTCCTTGAAATTTGGGTCTGAGGTTCAGACAAAACACTTTTTTACCAAAGACGACATTAATCAACTACTTGATCAAACAGGCTTAAAAAAAGATGGCCAATATGAAATAAGCATCACCGAAGGCGCTTTCGCCAATGAAAAAGGGGATAACCCCTTTGAGGCCTTCGTCATCCGCATTAAAAGGAAATAATCATGAGTAAACCAAGCCCCATCCATCCATCCCCTTCTCAACACACCCCCCCACCTCCATCTGCCTCCCCGGCACCTCCTGTATATGATTACATTCAAGACATTGGTGTAAATAAAGAGGGACAAGCCGTTTTTGTTTCGGTGGTTTCAACAACAGGTAGCGGGCCTAAAGATTGCACTGTTAGTACATGTTCCTTCCTCACTCTCGGCCGGGATCCCACAAATCAAGAATTCAAAATGATGGATGGATCCATTGGACCGTTGGATAAAAATTTCGCCGTGCGGATGTTCCAGAAAGCCGATGATCTCTTAAAATTTGTTCGCAATGCCTGCACCGATCCGGTCTCTCTCCAAAACTTTCCCGAGGTTTACAAATCTTCTGATTTGGAATGCCTTAAAGATAGTCCCAATAGCCTTATGTGCACCATAGATCATCAACCCGCTGTGCATATCAGTGGCGATGGTGTTCCCAAACTTTCAGATGCAACAAATAGATGCACGGCCCACCGTCTTAAACCATGGGAATTGCATCCTGGGCCTAGAATTGACTTATAAGCGGAGTGCTTAATTAATCCAGCCTATAGGTTTCCTGTTCTGAAAACACCTTCACATATTCCTTGGTGAGTTCACATTTTACATACTTAAGATGACCAAAATCTTTTTGAATGGCTTCCCGATTAAAAATGGGGATGCAAATGCCATCCTTATCGCGGGCCGATGGTGCTTTTAAGATATGGGCTTTATGGGCCTGAAAATCCTTGGCGAGTTTTTGACAATAAGAATACCCCGATGAGTCCTTTGAAGTAAGAAGGCTCCGATCAAGATTCTTATTGCGAGTTAAGTCCCCACAGTATTTGGATTGCACTTTAAGGCCGATCACCCGACGGGTGATCGGTAAAACCTTTTTTCCCTCCAACTCTTCCTTATAAAAATAATGAACAGCGTGATACAGTGCCTCTTTTAAGGCCGTCACTTCGGATTCAGCAGTGTAGAGCACGGCCCACGTGCCATCTGAAAAACGGGAGGAATACCAATTTTCGGGCTTAAATTTTTTTGAGATTTCCTCACCAATGAACTCGTCAATGGATCTTTTAAGAACCCTTTCTGCAGGAGATTGCATGATCGGCACCGAAGAATCATGATAGTAGAACTTTTTTAAAATCTCTTGGGCTTCATGGGATGGCGCAATATCATCGGTGAGTTCTTGGCTTGGACTCAAAGAGGCAATGTTGCGGAAAACATTTCCTTCATAATGGATAAGTTTAACGGGTTCTTTCATGATCCAAATAGCAGCGTATGGCGTGGATACCTTCTTTGCCGTCTTCAAGCATGACATCAAGAGCCGAATACCCTCCAAAACGTTCCCGTTTTACTTTGACCCATTCATAAACCGCGCTCAGGTTGTTGGGAAAAAGAATTCGAAGAGATTTGTGGATATTGATCAAATCGATGATCCGCTCTAACTTGTCACGATCGTTATCCAAAACCGTGGCTCCTTTACGCATACTCTCTAACTTCGTTCTTTTTTCCTTGTAGTTCCATCCCAACAATTGGGCTTCCTCTTCCCTCTTTAACTGCCACTTTTGGGTGAGATTAAAAAAGGTCTGCGCCAATATTTCTCTTGTTTTTTCAGCACCAAATTCTGTTTTTGTAATAGGGTTTAATTCCATGGTTAAGAGCTTAGCGCATTTATATGCTTAATCAAACATAAAATAGTATTTTAAAACTAATTATATGAATTTATTGTATTTTTTATAAGTATAAATGCGCAAGTCTTTTTACTCCCCACCCCCCATCGCCGAAACAAGCACCTGGCGGTGGCCGGCGCCGGTGGCGGTGCTGACGATACCTTCGGTTTCCATGCGTTCAATCATACGGGCGGCACGGTTATAGCCCACGCGGAGTTTTCGTTGAACCATTGAAATGGAGGCCTGGCGTGTTTCAGTCACAATGGCCACGGCTTGGTCGTACAATTCATCGGCTCCTTCTTCCCCTTCAATATCAAGGCCCCCTTCGGGTTCCACAGGTTTTAAAATGGTTTCATCATAAACGGGTTTTGCCTGTTTCCTTAAATAGTCAACAATGCGCGTGACTTCTTCATCAGTGATGTAGGCCCCATGCACACGCAGCATCCGGGAAGTGCCGGGCGGCAAAAACAGCATGTCCCCATGGCCAAGCAAACGCTCAGCCCCCATGGTGTCCATGATGGTACGTGCATCATGTTTGGATGAAACCTTAAAGGCAATACGCGAAGGGAAATTGGCCTTGATGATTCCCGTGATCACATCCACCGAAGGGCGCTGTGTGGCCAAAATGAGATGGATGCCGGCAGCCCGCGCCATTTGGGCCAGACGTGTGATGGCTTCTTCAACATCGCGACCGGCCACCATCATCAGGTCGGCCAGTTCATCGATAATAATGACGATGTAAGGGAGTTTGTGTTCATGTTCAATTTTATCCTCCCCCGCAATACTTTCATCGCCCAGTTCCTTGATTCTTTGGGCTTGGCGGCTGATCAAGTCTTTCTTTTCGATTTTACGGTTGTAGTCCTTGATATTCCGGGCATTGACATCGGATAATTTTTTGTAGCGGCCCTCCATTTCACGCACAGCCCAACGTAGCGCCAGCGTGGCCTTTTTGGGCTCGGTCACCACGGGAAGCAGAAGATGGGGAATGTTTTCGTAAATGGAAAGTTCCAGCATCTTGGGATCCACCATGATCAACCGCACTTCTTCAGGTGTGGCCTTGTATAAAATGGAAAGGATCATCGAATTAATGGAAACCGATTTCCCTGAACCAGTGGCTCCGGCCACAAGCAGGTGCGGCATTTTGGTCAGGTCGGCAACATAAGGGATTCCTTCAATATCCTTCCCCAGGGCAAAAGTGAGTTTCGAATCGCTTTTCTGGAATTTTTCATCGGCGATAACATCCTTAAGCCATACGGTTTCGCGTTCGTTATTGGGAATTTCAATTCCCACCGCCGCTTTGTTCGGCAGCGGGGCCACAATACGGACCGATCTCCCGCCCATGGCCAGGCATAAGTCATCCACCAAGTTTGAAATTTTGGAAAGTTTAACCCCGGAAGCCGGCTGGTATTCGTACATGGTGATGACCGGCCCCGGATGAATTTCTGTCACTTGGCCTGTCACATTAAAATCGAGCAGCTTTTTTTCAAGCAGGCGCGCATTCATCTTCAAACTTTCTTCATCAATAAAAACTTCTTTTTGGTCTTCAGAATCCAGGAGATTCAAAGGAGGAAGCTTGTAGTCCTTGGACATGTTCTCCAATTCCAACTGGGGAGAGACAGCTTTGCGCTTTTTATCAACGCGATCCAAAATTTTCGGGCCATCGGCTTCCTCATTTAAAATTTTGGAAGGCAAAGGCGATAAAGCTTGGGAAGCTGATTCCACTTTGGGAATAGAGGTAAAGCCGGGCTTGTCTTTGCTTATTTTCAACCCTTCAATTCTATCTTCTTCTTTTTTCTGTTGGGATCTCTGTTCCTTCCATTTGTGGATGCGTTTTACAAATCGTGCCCAATAAATCCGGATTTGTTGGAATATTTTTTCAACAATCGGTTTGATGAACAAAAATGTTTTTCGTAACAAATGAGTGACGGAGAAATGAGTGGACCATAAAAAAGTAAGGATGGCTCCCACAACCACCAAAAGATAGGTGCCTGGATGACCCAAATAAGTAATTCCAAAACGAGCGACAATTCCACCGAGCAAACCACCTGCATCCATTGAATCACGGCCAAAATGTAGCTCACCCAAAGTCATCTGGCAAAGGACTGAAACAAAAACAACAAACGCGAACGAAGCGGGAATTTCGTACAAAGACAGTTTGCGACGAACCCCTGAAAACAAAAGAGCCGCCATAAACACCAGAAAAAAGCCGACCAAATAGGCCCCAGCCCCAAACAAGAACAAAAGAAAATCCCCCAAATAGGCCCCCAAAATACCGCCCCAATTATGAATGATTTTTTTGGTTGTCAGGCTTAAAAAAGAAGGATCCGTGGAACTGTAAGAAAAAAGGCTTAAGTAGATGAAAACCCCAAAAGCCAAAAAGATAAGCGCCCATATTTCACGTTGAAACAGGGTAAATTCATCTTCCTGGGTTGTACGAATTTTACGAGTCACGAAAATAAGAAAAAATTGTAGGGGTGCCCCCTCTATTTTCACTAGCGTAGGGGCGCTTGCTTGCTGCGCCCTGTTCGGGCCAATCATGGGCGCAGCAAGCGGGCGCCCCTACAGAAGATTTTTGGTATTCCTTTAATCAGCCCGCCTGCGAATGAATGCCGGGATGTCATATTCATCATCCAAATCATTCATTCCTACTTCCGTTGCGATTTTTTTGAGATCGGCCCCTTCGTCAGTTTGAGCGGGAATATGAAAAGAATATTTTTCGGTGGTTGTTTGACTTACTTCCTGAACAGCCACCGTTTCCATGGGCTGTTGACGAGGAATACGAAAATCAGCCACGCTGGTTGAAACAGGGGTGGTTGTCAAAGCCATGGCTCCTTCGGGCCGCCCAGAAAACGAAAATGGGGTTCGCCCCATAGAGATTTTAGGTGCGGCTTGGGCCGGCGCTGAAGAAAAACTTGCCTGACTTGTTGAAGGAGGAGGCGTGGGTGTTTCACGTTCAACAGGGGCAGAAATAGGCTGAGAAGAGGGCGTCGATACAGGCTCTGGAGCTTTGCTGCGTTTGTATTGATCCCAGCTGCGTAATACATACGGAGTTTGTTTTTCACTCTGACTTGTTTCCAAAACCTTACGATCGCTTTCACGATTAAAACCGGTGGCAATCACCGTCACACGAATTTCGTCTTTCATTTTGTCATCAATGACAGCACCAAAAATAATATTGGCATCTTCATGGGCCTCTTCCTGGATGAGTTTTGAGGCTTCATTTACTTCAAACAAGGTCATGCTAGACGAACCGGTGATATTGAGCAAAATTCCCATGGCTCCTGAAATAGAAACATTTTCTAAAAGAGGGCTTGATATGGCCTGCCGGGCCGCATCGAGGGCCCTGTTTGGACCATATCCAATACCCGTACCCATAAGAGCCATGCCTGTTTCCTTCATCACGGTTTTTACATCGGCAAAATCAAGATTGATCAACCCGGGAATGGTAATGAGATCGGAAATCCCTTTAACAGCTTGCAGTAAAACATTATCGGCCATTTTAAAGGCGTCGAGCATGGGGGTGTCTTTTCCACCCACCATTAAAAGTTTTTCATTGGGGATGGTAATCAGCGTATCGACTTCTTTTTTGAGGGCATTAATCCCCATTTCGGCCTGACGCGCCCTTTTTTTACCTTCAAAAGCAAAGGGTTTGGTCACAACGCCCACCGTAAGAGCCCCAATTTCCTTGGCCGCTTTGGCAATAACAGGAGCGGCCCCCGTCCCCGTGCCGCCTCCCATC
Encoded proteins:
- a CDS encoding cell division protein FtsZ, with the protein product MFEFEDSLDFSAKIKVIGVGGGGGNAVRTMIRSKLEGVEFIMANTDVQVLRTSEAHTKIQLGADKTRGLGAGANPDVGREAAVESLEIIRESLVGSDMVFVTAGMGGGTGTGAAPVIAKAAKEIGALTVGVVTKPFAFEGKKRARQAEMGINALKKEVDTLITIPNEKLLMVGGKDTPMLDAFKMADNVLLQAVKGISDLITIPGLINLDFADVKTVMKETGMALMGTGIGYGPNRALDAARQAISSPLLENVSISGAMGILLNITGSSSMTLFEVNEASKLIQEEAHEDANIIFGAVIDDKMKDEIRVTVIATGFNRESDRKVLETSQSEKQTPYVLRSWDQYKRSKAPEPVSTPSSQPISAPVERETPTPPPSTSQASFSSAPAQAAPKISMGRTPFSFSGRPEGAMALTTTPVSTSVADFRIPRQQPMETVAVQEVSQTTTEKYSFHIPAQTDEGADLKKIATEVGMNDLDDEYDIPAFIRRRAD